The window CATATGATACCCATGATCGACATTGCTCGTATACTAGCCCGACACAACGCCACAGTCACGATAGTCACAACTCGGGTCAATGCTGATCGTTTTCGTGCAGCCATTGCTCGCGCAATCGAAGCTAAGCTAAAGATTCAACTCGTCGAACTTTATCTTCCATTATCCGAAGTTGGTTTGCCCGAAGGATGTGAAAATTTCGACATGCTTCCATCCTTTGATCTCTTTGTCAAAATGTATACCGCAATGGGCATGCTAGAAAAGCCTGCAGAACGTGTTCTTCGCGGATTAATTCCGCCTCCAAGTTGCATAATCTCGGATAATCAGTTCCCATGGACAAATGATGTAGCTCGAAAACTTGGTATCCCGAGGTTTGTTTTTCATGGGCCAGGATGTTTTACATACTTGTGCTTGCACATTGTAATGAATACTAATATACTAAATGAAGTTGAGTCTGATTCGGACTATTTTGTGCTGCCCGGGATCTCTGACCGGATTGAACTTACGAAAGCACAAGCCGGGGGTTGGGCGAAAACAGACACAAAAGAGATGGAGGACTTTTTTGTACAAATGAAGGCGGCCGAGGAAGCTGCAAATGGGATTGTGGTTAATAGTTTTCATGAACTAGAACCTAATTATGTTGAAGAACTAGCAAAGGCGAAAGGGAAAAAGGTATGGTGTATTGGGCCGGTTTCTTTACATAATAGAAGTTTTTTGGATATAGCCGAGAGAGGAAATAAGGCTGGAGTCGACGAGCATGCTTGCTTAATGTGGCTGGATATGAAAGAGTCACGGTCCGTGATCTTTATTTGTTTGGGAAGTATGTCGAGTATT is drawn from Erigeron canadensis isolate Cc75 chromosome 9, C_canadensis_v1, whole genome shotgun sequence and contains these coding sequences:
- the LOC122580859 gene encoding UDP-glycosyltransferase 73E1-like — translated: MASLPKDLHIVLFPLMQQGHMIPMIDIARILARHNATVTIVTTRVNADRFRAAIARAIEAKLKIQLVELYLPLSEVGLPEGCENFDMLPSFDLFVKMYTAMGMLEKPAERVLRGLIPPPSCIISDNQFPWTNDVARKLGIPRFVFHGPGCFTYLCLHIVMNTNILNEVESDSDYFVLPGISDRIELTKAQAGGWAKTDTKEMEDFFVQMKAAEEAANGIVVNSFHELEPNYVEELAKAKGKKVWCIGPVSLHNRSFLDIAERGNKAGVDEHACLMWLDMKESRSVIFICLGSMSSISNEQLFELGLGLELSNIPFIWCIRHKTEETEEWLSGYEERVKDRGLIVRGWAPQVLILSHKAVGGFLTHCGWNSTLEGVSAGLPMVTFPQYADQFINERFIIDVLKVGVSIRMEKADKYGVLVKKENIMRALESIMDKHEEGELRRKRARELGEMAKRAMEEGGSSYLNISSMIQDIVGQLATNNTKSIQDIV